In Carassius gibelio isolate Cgi1373 ecotype wild population from Czech Republic chromosome B20, carGib1.2-hapl.c, whole genome shotgun sequence, the following are encoded in one genomic region:
- the LOC127984367 gene encoding zinc finger BED domain-containing protein 4-like gives MEAPQKRCRKSVVWEHFHLETPNKVRCMYCDRQLAYFNNTSSMMRHLRSTHPAILQCAEDGNIPPVPRPATDTAGPSKQGRQRELDEALVDMVVKDLQPFTIVEDEDFMAFVNKLDPSYVLPSRKALKTMVTERYNISKEKTMEDLKKADFVSLTADMWSSINMDGYLGVTCHYITPEAKLATVVLGVRRFYQTHTAQHLMEAKALLMAEWGITTKVQCMVTDDASNMILSAQLLNLRHVPCFAHNLNLIVKKALDQTPLINEIRQKARKIVGLFRSSCKAKDKLVEMQGLMGRPALKLMQEVDTRWNSTYDMLQRLYEQREPVGAALSNLNSDTAPLTSFEYNIIQESLSLLQPFKLATTELSEEQRVSASKLIPLYRMLQHKLSQKKGQSAQESTAQLGRPQ, from the exons ATGGAGGCTCCACAGAAGAGATGCCGTAAATCTGTGGTGTGGGAGCATTTCCATTTGGAAACCCCAAATAAAGTGAGATGTATGTATTGTGATAGGCAGCTAGCCTACTTCAACAATACATCATCCATGATGCGCCATTTGAGGAGCACTCATCCTGCCATTTTGCAGTGTGCAGAGGATGGTAACATTCCCCCTGTACCTAGGCCTGCTACTGACACTGCTGGGCCATCTAAACAAG gcaGACAGAGGGAATTGGATGAGGCTCTTGTAGACATGGTGGTAAAGGATTTGCAGCCCTTCACTATCGTGGAGGATGAGGATTTCATGGCTTTTGTGAACAAACTTGATCCAAGCTATGTCCTCCCATCCCGGAAGGCACTTAAAACGATGGTAACCGAAAGGTACAACATTTCTAAGGAGAAGACAATGGAGGACCTAAAAAAGGCAGATTTTGTTAGCCTTACAGCTGACATGTGGTCCTCCATTAATATGGACGGATACCTTGGTGTTACTTGCCACTACATAACACCAGAGGCAAAGCTGGCAACTGTTGTACTGGGTGTAAGGAGGTtttaccaaacacacacagcccAGCATCTCATGGAGGCTAAAGCTTTGCTAATGGCCGAGTGGGGAATAACCACCAAAGTTCAGTGTATGGTGACTGATGATGCATCCAACATGATCTTAAGTGCCCAGCTACTGAACCTTCGACATGTCCCATGTTTTGCccacaatttaaatttaattgtaaaaaaggccctagATCAAACCCCACTCATCAATGAAATACGACAGAAAGCCAGAAAGATAGTGGGGTTATTTAGATCCAGCTGCAAAGCAAAGGACAAGCTTGTGGAGATGCAGGGCTTGATGGGCAGACCAGCTCTGAAACTGATgcaggaggtggacacaagatgGAACAGCACTTACGACATGTTGCAGCGCTTGTATGAGCAACGAGAGCCAGTGGGTGCAGCGCTATCAAATTTAAACAGTGATACTGCTCCGCTGACAAGTTTTGAGTATAACATTATACAAGAATCATTGTCACTACTGCAGCCTTTCAAACTCGCAACGACAGAGTTGTCAGAGGAACAGAGAGTGTCTGCTTCAAAGCTCATACCACTTTACAGGATGTTGCAGCACAAGCTATCGCAGAAAAAAGGCCAATCAGCACAGGAATCAACTGCACAATTAGGTAGGCCACAATGA